One window of the Alphaproteobacteria bacterium genome contains the following:
- a CDS encoding aspartate-semialdehyde dehydrogenase encodes MTAKAKMRVGIVGATGLVGQVMRTLLAERDFPVGELRLFASARSAGKKIRWNDSDIVVEDAATADYAGLDIVFFSAGGSTSLALAPVVAAAGATVIDNSSAWRMDPDVPLVVAEVNPEALRHIPKGIVANPNCTTMVAMPVLKPLHRAAGLSRLIASTYQAVSGAGLAGIDELNAQVRGAQATEPEVFVHGGGEYGFPAPQKWAAPIAFNVVPLNYRLVEDGYTEEEIKFRDESRKILGIPGLPVSATCVRVPVYTGHSVAINAAFERPLSVETALGLLSTADGVVVSDVPNPLMATGRDPVFVGRVRADPTVPHGLTLFVSGDNIRKGAALNAIQIAEVLAAGSA; translated from the coding sequence ATGACGGCAAAAGCAAAAATGCGGGTCGGGATCGTCGGGGCAACGGGCCTCGTCGGGCAGGTCATGCGCACCCTTTTGGCCGAGCGCGATTTTCCCGTAGGCGAGCTTCGGCTCTTTGCGTCCGCGCGCTCGGCTGGCAAGAAAATCCGGTGGAACGACAGCGACATCGTCGTTGAAGACGCGGCCACCGCCGACTATGCCGGGCTCGATATCGTCTTTTTCTCCGCCGGCGGATCGACGTCGTTGGCCCTGGCACCCGTGGTCGCCGCGGCGGGCGCAACCGTGATCGACAACTCGTCGGCCTGGCGGATGGACCCGGACGTGCCGTTGGTCGTGGCCGAGGTCAACCCGGAGGCGCTGCGACACATTCCCAAGGGGATCGTTGCCAACCCCAACTGTACGACGATGGTCGCGATGCCGGTGCTGAAGCCGTTGCACCGGGCAGCGGGGCTCAGCCGGTTGATCGCCAGCACCTATCAGGCGGTGTCGGGCGCAGGCTTGGCCGGGATCGACGAACTGAACGCCCAGGTCCGCGGCGCGCAAGCCACCGAGCCCGAAGTGTTCGTGCATGGCGGCGGGGAGTACGGGTTTCCAGCACCGCAAAAGTGGGCGGCGCCGATTGCCTTCAACGTGGTGCCGCTCAATTACCGCCTCGTCGAGGACGGCTACACCGAAGAGGAAATCAAGTTTCGCGACGAAAGCCGGAAGATCCTGGGCATCCCCGGTCTGCCGGTGTCGGCGACGTGTGTGCGCGTGCCCGTCTATACCGGGCATTCGGTCGCGATCAATGCGGCGTTCGAACGGCCTCTATCGGTCGAGACCGCCCTCGGCTTGCTCTCAACTGCCGATGGCGTCGTGGTGAGCGACGTGCCCAATCCCCTGATGGCGACGGGCCGCGACCCGGTTTTCGTCGGCCGGGTTCGGGCCGATCCTACGGTGCCGCACGGCCTGACGCTGTTCGTCTCGGGCGACAACATCCGCAAAGGCGCGGCGCTGAACGCGATTCAGATCGCCGAGGTCCTGGCGGCCGGCTCCGCCTAA
- a CDS encoding MaoC family dehydratase N-terminal domain-containing protein produces the protein MSQTDTDFDDWVGRSDQRTDVMTVAPVWGFYDALDYTHEPKPGEPIPPGAHWCYFHPHVPMSEVGTDGHPKRGGFMPDPAGLPRRMFAGAQMDFVGTIRIGDTVTRTQEIVSVVPKDGKTGRLLFVSVRETYAGPKGVEMVQKNDIVYREAAAGGTNTPPPPKMAPTTAQWSRTVTPDPVMLFKYSAVTLNGHRIHYDKPYAMAEEGYPGLVVHGPLIGTLLMDLCRRERPKEKLASFSFRAVAPIFDTAPFTVNAAAKNGGGDAWTLWAANDQGHLCMQGEATFE, from the coding sequence ATGAGCCAAACGGACACGGACTTCGATGATTGGGTGGGTCGCAGCGACCAACGGACGGACGTGATGACCGTCGCGCCGGTCTGGGGGTTTTACGATGCGTTGGATTACACCCATGAGCCCAAGCCCGGCGAGCCAATCCCACCCGGGGCGCACTGGTGCTATTTCCACCCCCATGTGCCGATGAGCGAGGTTGGCACCGACGGTCACCCCAAGCGGGGCGGCTTCATGCCCGACCCCGCGGGCCTGCCCCGGCGAATGTTCGCGGGCGCCCAGATGGATTTTGTCGGGACCATTCGAATCGGCGACACCGTGACTCGGACCCAGGAAATCGTCTCGGTCGTGCCAAAGGACGGCAAGACCGGACGCCTTTTGTTCGTGAGCGTGCGGGAAACCTATGCCGGGCCCAAAGGCGTCGAGATGGTGCAAAAGAACGACATCGTCTACCGCGAGGCGGCCGCGGGCGGGACGAATACGCCGCCGCCGCCCAAAATGGCACCCACGACCGCGCAATGGAGCCGGACGGTCACGCCCGACCCGGTCATGCTGTTCAAGTACTCCGCCGTGACGTTGAACGGACACCGTATCCACTACGACAAGCCCTATGCGATGGCGGAAGAGGGCTATCCGGGCCTGGTCGTGCATGGACCGTTGATCGGCACGCTCTTGATGGACCTGTGCCGGCGGGAACGGCCCAAGGAGAAGCTCGCATCGTTTTCCTTTCGCGCGGTCGCGCCGATCTTCGATACGGCCCCGTTCACCGTCAATGCCGCGGCGAAGAACGGCGGCGGCGACGCTTGGACGTTGTGGGCGGCGAACGACCAGGGGCACCTGTGCATGCAAGGCGAAGCAACCTTCGAATGA
- a CDS encoding response regulator transcription factor, translating to MTRRVLVIEDSQDIADLIALHLKDEDCDVTVVGDGVAGLHKARAGGYDLIILDLMLPGMEGLELCRRLRAEANFTPILMVTAKSAEVDRVLGLETGADDYLTKPFSIRELLARVKAIFRRRESWSKTDEANETIAAGDIVIERATRKVTVGGRDIDLTAREFDLLVQFAKNPGRVYTRAQLLDLVWGYGHDGYEHTVNSHINRLRGKVEADPHKPDHILTVWGVGYKFNDRAEHVAQAAARS from the coding sequence ATGACCCGCCGCGTCCTTGTAATCGAAGACAGTCAGGATATTGCCGACCTGATCGCGCTGCATCTCAAGGACGAGGATTGCGATGTGACCGTCGTCGGCGACGGCGTCGCCGGTCTGCACAAAGCCAGGGCCGGCGGTTACGACTTGATTATCCTCGATCTGATGTTGCCCGGGATGGAAGGCCTTGAATTGTGCCGCCGCTTGCGCGCCGAGGCGAATTTCACCCCGATCCTGATGGTCACCGCGAAGTCAGCGGAGGTCGACCGGGTCTTGGGCCTGGAGACCGGCGCCGACGACTATCTCACCAAGCCGTTTTCGATTCGCGAACTGCTGGCGCGAGTCAAGGCGATCTTTCGCCGCCGCGAATCGTGGTCCAAGACCGACGAGGCCAACGAGACCATCGCCGCCGGCGATATCGTCATCGAACGGGCCACTCGTAAGGTCACCGTCGGCGGGCGCGACATCGACCTCACCGCCCGCGAGTTCGACCTGTTGGTCCAATTCGCCAAGAACCCCGGTCGTGTCTACACGCGCGCGCAGCTTCTGGATCTCGTGTGGGGTTACGGTCACGACGGGTACGAGCACACCGTCAACAGTCACATCAATCGCCTGCGCGGCAAAGTCGAGGCGGACCCGCACAAGCCCGATCACATCCTGACGGTCTGGGGAGTCGGCTATAAATTCAACGACCGCGCCGAACATGTAGCGCAGGCGGCGGCGCGGAGCTAG